Proteins from a single region of Desulfonatronum thiodismutans:
- a CDS encoding FprA family A-type flavoprotein — protein MLPVEIKKDIFWVGSVDWNLRDFHGYSLARRGTTYNAYLVKDEKIALFDLVPANHVDELLRCLKATIDPEQIDYLIVNHVEPDHSGALPKIMDIVKPEKVFCSPIAKQALISHYHREDWPYEVVATGDNISLGKRTVTFLETKMLHWPDSMFSFLPEDKLLISSDAFGQNLASSERFDDQVDQSLLFDLAASYYANIILPFSPLVQKLLAKVGEVGWDIDMIAPDHGLIWRTHIPEILAKYGEWSTQKPQRKAVVFYDTMWKSTERMARAIADGIIAEGVSVQLFSLKTAHHSDVMPFIMEAQAVVAGSPTHNNGMLPLLADMLTYMKGLKPQGKIGAAFGSYGWSGEAAKQISEFLQSAKVEIVAEPLRVKNVPTDQDLAACQEFGSKIGREVIARVPE, from the coding sequence GGTCAAGGACGAAAAAATCGCCCTTTTCGACTTGGTTCCCGCGAATCATGTGGACGAGTTGCTCCGTTGCCTCAAGGCCACCATTGATCCGGAACAAATCGACTACCTGATCGTCAACCATGTGGAGCCGGACCATTCCGGGGCACTGCCCAAGATCATGGACATCGTCAAACCGGAAAAAGTGTTCTGCTCGCCCATCGCCAAGCAGGCTCTGATCAGCCACTACCACCGCGAGGACTGGCCTTACGAGGTCGTAGCCACTGGGGACAACATCAGCCTGGGCAAACGAACGGTCACCTTTCTGGAAACCAAGATGCTGCACTGGCCGGACAGCATGTTTTCGTTCCTGCCGGAGGACAAGCTGCTCATTTCCAGCGACGCCTTCGGCCAGAATCTGGCTTCCAGCGAACGGTTCGACGACCAAGTTGATCAAAGCCTCCTGTTCGATTTGGCCGCCAGTTACTACGCGAACATCATCCTGCCCTTCTCCCCGCTGGTCCAAAAGCTGTTGGCCAAGGTCGGGGAAGTGGGCTGGGACATCGACATGATCGCCCCGGACCACGGACTGATCTGGCGAACCCACATCCCGGAAATCCTGGCCAAGTACGGAGAGTGGAGCACCCAAAAACCCCAGCGCAAGGCCGTGGTCTTTTACGATACCATGTGGAAGAGCACCGAGCGGATGGCCAGGGCCATTGCCGACGGAATCATCGCCGAGGGTGTCAGCGTGCAGCTGTTTTCCTTGAAAACAGCTCATCACAGCGACGTCATGCCGTTCATCATGGAGGCCCAAGCCGTTGTTGCCGGTTCTCCAACCCACAACAACGGGATGCTCCCGTTGCTCGCGGATATGCTGACCTACATGAAAGGGCTCAAGCCGCAAGGCAAAATTGGTGCGGCCTTCGGCTCCTACGGCTGGAGCGGCGAGGCGGCCAAGCAGATTTCCGAGTTCCTGCAATCCGCCAAGGTGGAGATTGTCGCCGAACCGCTGCGTGTCAAAAACGTCCCCACTGACCAGGATCTGGCCGCCTGCCAGGAGTTTGGCAGTAAGATCGGACGAGAAGTGATCGCTCGCGTTCCTGAGTAG
- a CDS encoding hydrogenase small subunit encodes MRLSVGLAKEGAEKRLECRGVNRRDFMKFCATVAAVMGMEASFAKQVAAALTDPRRPSVVYFHFAECTGCSMAVVRTVSPYIDELLLDTISLDYHETLMAAAGDAAEDALAQAVNSPHGFIAVVEGAIPTKDNGIHGMVGGHTMLEMAQKYLPKAQAVIAIGACATFGGVQAADPNPTDAMGVNELMEHLGLPTRAINVAGCPPSPYNFVGTVVHLLTKGMPDLDRLNRPKMFYGESVHELCERLDHFFNYEFAPSFDSEEARKGWCLYEVGCKGPDTYNNCPKVKFNETNWPVEAGHPCIGCSEPKFWDQLSPFYKPV; translated from the coding sequence ATGAGACTCAGTGTTGGTCTGGCAAAGGAAGGAGCCGAGAAACGGCTCGAATGCCGTGGCGTGAATCGCCGCGACTTCATGAAATTCTGTGCGACCGTCGCCGCTGTCATGGGCATGGAAGCCTCGTTCGCCAAGCAGGTCGCCGCCGCGCTGACCGATCCCCGCAGACCCTCGGTGGTCTACTTTCACTTCGCGGAATGCACCGGTTGCTCCATGGCCGTGGTCCGGACCGTCAGCCCGTACATCGACGAATTGCTTCTGGACACCATTTCCTTGGATTATCACGAAACATTGATGGCCGCCGCCGGCGACGCCGCCGAGGACGCCTTGGCACAGGCCGTGAACTCGCCCCACGGATTCATCGCCGTGGTTGAAGGTGCCATTCCCACCAAGGACAATGGCATCCACGGCATGGTCGGCGGACATACCATGCTGGAAATGGCCCAGAAGTACCTGCCCAAGGCCCAGGCCGTGATTGCCATCGGTGCCTGCGCAACCTTCGGCGGGGTCCAGGCCGCTGATCCGAACCCCACCGACGCCATGGGCGTGAACGAGCTGATGGAGCACCTCGGTCTTCCGACCCGAGCCATCAATGTCGCCGGCTGTCCGCCCAGCCCGTACAATTTCGTGGGCACCGTGGTCCATTTGTTGACCAAGGGCATGCCCGATTTGGACCGCCTCAACCGCCCGAAGATGTTTTACGGCGAATCGGTTCACGAACTGTGCGAGCGCCTGGACCATTTCTTCAATTATGAGTTCGCCCCGTCCTTTGATTCCGAGGAAGCCAGGAAGGGATGGTGCTTGTACGAAGTCGGCTGCAAGGGCCCGGACACCTACAATAACTGCCCCAAGGTCAAGTTCAACGAGACAAATTGGCCCGTGGAAGCCGGCCATCCCTGCATCGGTTGCAGCGAGCCGAAATTCTGGGATCAGCTGAGCCCGTTCTACAAGCCGGTCTAG
- a CDS encoding nickel-dependent hydrogenase large subunit translates to MSGCKPQAAPVIPVTPQSAYSGPIVVDPLTRIEGHLRLEVEVDNGKVVNARSSSQLYRGLETILKGRDPRDAQHFTARACGVUNYTHALASTRCLDDAVGVEIPDNARIIRNLVMASQIVADHFIHFYVLHALDWVDVTSALQADPVKAAKIANNISPRPTKAEDLRAVQERLTTFVNQGQLGIFTNADFLGGHPAYYLPPEVNLIATAHYLEALRLQIKATRAIAIFGGKVPHTQFTISGGVTCYESLRPERLEEYRSLLRETREFIEQMYIPDLLTVASYYKDWAGIGGCTNYLAFGEFPKNERDLKSRWLPPGVIMNRDLSNVQDVDPKAIYEHVAASWYEGSEARHPYEGVTEPKYTKLGDTERYSWMKAPRYQDEPMEVGPLAAVLVAYGKGQPETVAAVDLVLNHLGVGPEALHSTLGRTAARGIHTLTVAQKMEDWLDELVDNLKSGNNKIAENHEMPDEAEGVGFADVPRGALSHWIKIKGGKIENFQLVVPSTWNLGPRCAKGKLGPVEEALINTPIADPKRPVELLRTVHSFDPCIACGVHVIDSKTNQVHEFKVL, encoded by the coding sequence ATGTCAGGCTGTAAGCCCCAAGCCGCACCGGTCATTCCGGTGACGCCGCAAAGCGCCTACTCCGGGCCGATTGTCGTCGATCCGTTGACCCGGATTGAGGGCCATCTGCGTCTGGAAGTGGAAGTGGACAACGGCAAAGTCGTCAACGCCCGTTCCAGCTCCCAATTGTACCGTGGTCTGGAGACCATTTTGAAGGGTCGCGACCCAAGAGACGCGCAGCACTTCACCGCTCGCGCGTGCGGGGTCTGAAACTACACACATGCCCTGGCATCCACCCGATGCCTGGACGACGCCGTGGGCGTCGAAATTCCTGATAATGCCCGGATCATCCGCAACCTGGTCATGGCTTCGCAAATCGTCGCCGACCATTTCATCCACTTCTACGTCCTGCACGCCCTGGACTGGGTCGACGTCACCAGCGCCTTGCAGGCCGATCCGGTCAAGGCCGCCAAGATCGCCAACAACATCTCCCCGCGCCCGACCAAGGCTGAAGATTTGAGGGCCGTTCAAGAGCGTCTGACCACCTTCGTCAACCAGGGTCAGCTCGGCATTTTTACCAACGCCGATTTCCTGGGCGGGCATCCGGCCTACTACCTGCCGCCGGAAGTGAACCTGATCGCCACAGCCCACTACCTGGAGGCCCTGCGCCTGCAGATCAAGGCCACCCGGGCCATCGCCATCTTCGGCGGCAAGGTCCCGCACACCCAGTTCACCATCAGCGGCGGGGTGACCTGCTACGAATCCCTGCGGCCCGAGCGGCTGGAAGAGTACCGATCCCTGTTGCGCGAAACCCGGGAATTCATCGAGCAGATGTACATTCCGGACCTGCTGACCGTGGCTTCCTACTACAAGGACTGGGCCGGCATCGGCGGATGCACCAACTACCTGGCCTTCGGCGAGTTCCCGAAGAACGAAAGAGATCTTAAGAGCCGCTGGCTGCCGCCCGGCGTGATCATGAACCGCGACCTGTCCAACGTCCAGGACGTTGATCCCAAGGCCATCTACGAGCACGTGGCCGCCAGCTGGTACGAAGGTTCCGAGGCCCGCCATCCCTACGAGGGCGTGACCGAGCCCAAGTACACCAAGCTGGGCGACACCGAGCGCTACTCCTGGATGAAGGCTCCGCGGTATCAGGACGAGCCTATGGAAGTCGGCCCGCTGGCCGCCGTGCTGGTGGCCTACGGCAAGGGTCAGCCCGAGACCGTCGCCGCCGTGGACCTGGTCCTGAACCACCTCGGCGTGGGCCCCGAAGCCCTGCACTCCACCCTGGGCCGAACCGCGGCCCGCGGCATCCACACCCTGACCGTCGCTCAGAAGATGGAAGACTGGTTGGACGAGCTGGTGGACAACCTGAAGAGCGGAAACAACAAGATCGCCGAAAACCATGAAATGCCCGACGAGGCCGAAGGTGTCGGATTCGCCGACGTGCCCCGCGGCGCGTTGAGCCACTGGATCAAGATCAAGGGCGGCAAGATCGAGAACTTCCAGCTTGTTGTCCCCTCCACCTGGAACCTCGGACCGCGCTGTGCCAAGGGCAAGCTGGGACCGGTGGAAGAGGCGCTGATCAACACGCCCATCGCCGATCCGAAACGCCCCGTGGAATTGTTGCGCACCGTGCACTCCTTTGATCCCTGTATCGCCTGCGGCGTGCACGTCATCGACTCCAAGACCAACCAGGTCCACGAGTTCAAGGTCCTGTAA
- a CDS encoding HyaD/HybD family hydrogenase maturation endopeptidase, whose product MNEQNSPKILVLGVGNILLKDEGVGVKTVEKLRAEYSFSSNVELMDGGTLGMALMEPIMEFDRLIVVDAVVNGGEPGTLYRLTGVEMGKSVAFKNSMHQTDLLETLATCKLLGNCPETVVIGMEPKDFDPWGTDLTPPCQARLEDLCRAVLREITEHGGEYHPITQ is encoded by the coding sequence ATGAACGAACAGAACTCCCCGAAAATTTTGGTCCTTGGCGTGGGCAATATTCTGCTCAAGGACGAGGGCGTCGGCGTGAAGACCGTGGAAAAGCTGCGCGCCGAGTACTCCTTTTCCTCCAACGTCGAACTCATGGACGGCGGCACCCTGGGCATGGCGTTAATGGAGCCGATCATGGAGTTCGACAGGTTGATCGTCGTGGACGCCGTGGTCAACGGCGGCGAGCCGGGAACGCTGTACCGGCTGACCGGCGTGGAGATGGGCAAGAGCGTGGCCTTCAAGAACTCCATGCACCAGACCGACCTTCTGGAAACCCTGGCCACCTGCAAGCTTTTGGGCAACTGCCCGGAAACCGTGGTCATCGGCATGGAGCCCAAGGATTTCGATCCCTGGGGCACGGACTTGACCCCGCCCTGCCAGGCCCGCCTGGAAGACCTCTGTCGGGCCGTACTCCGGGAAATCACGGAACACGGCGGCGAGTATCACCCAATTACGCAATAA
- a CDS encoding glutamine synthetase III family protein, translating into MSGIQSRLNAISAVTNYAPSEAPLNFAETKPTDLFGCNVFNDKVMKERLPSDAYKSLKKTIEYGEKLDPALADIVANAMKDWAIEKGATHFTHVFYPLTGLTAEKHDAFLVPDGSGGAMAQFSGKLLIQGEPDASSFPSGGLRTTFEARGYTAWDVTSPAYILENPNGTFLCIPTAFVSWTGEALDKKTPLLRSLQALNKQAKRVLSLFGVETKLPVTSYAGPEQEYFLVDRNFVFTRPDLLIAGRSLFGAKPAKGQEFEDQYFGAIPRRVLSFMMEVERELYKLGVPVKTRHNEVAPGQYEIAPIFEAGNLATDHNQLVMTVLRTVAKRYGMECLLHEKPFAGINGSGKHLNYSIGNAELGSLFDPGETPHENAQFLIFCAAAIRAVHKFGALLRATVATASNDHRLGANEAPPAIMSVYLGAQLTDVFDQIKAGAVRGSKKKDALTVGVDTLPPLPMDPGDRNRTSPFAFTGNRFEFRAVGSAQSIAGPQVALNTMMSESLDYMATELEKATKGDPGKLNNAVQALLKKVITEHEAIVFNGDGYSEEWHKEAEKRGLPNLKTTPEALPEITSKPVIELFKTYGVLSEAELHSRQEIYLEQYSKTINTEANLAIRLAKTVIFPAAMRYQGELAATCANLKAIGHDVKMITLEDVTAKLRTLQKAVGDLEALLGKIPHGDTLKEAKYFCEKILPAINTVREWADSLETVVADDLWALPSYQEMLFIK; encoded by the coding sequence ATGAGCGGAATCCAGTCACGTCTGAACGCCATTTCAGCGGTCACCAACTATGCACCCTCCGAGGCACCGCTGAACTTCGCGGAAACCAAACCTACGGATCTGTTCGGGTGCAACGTTTTCAACGACAAGGTGATGAAGGAACGCCTGCCCTCGGATGCCTACAAATCTTTGAAGAAAACCATCGAGTACGGCGAGAAGCTGGACCCGGCCCTGGCGGACATCGTGGCCAACGCCATGAAGGATTGGGCCATTGAGAAAGGGGCCACCCATTTCACTCACGTTTTCTACCCGCTAACCGGCCTGACCGCGGAAAAGCACGACGCCTTCCTGGTCCCGGACGGTAGCGGCGGCGCAATGGCCCAGTTCAGCGGCAAGCTGCTGATCCAGGGCGAGCCGGATGCCTCCAGCTTTCCCTCCGGGGGGTTGCGGACCACCTTCGAAGCCCGCGGCTACACGGCTTGGGACGTGACCAGTCCGGCCTACATTCTGGAGAATCCCAACGGAACCTTCCTGTGCATTCCCACGGCTTTCGTCTCCTGGACAGGCGAAGCCCTGGACAAAAAGACGCCGCTTCTGCGCTCCTTGCAGGCCCTGAACAAACAGGCCAAGCGCGTGCTCAGCCTGTTCGGCGTGGAGACCAAGCTCCCGGTGACCTCCTATGCCGGCCCGGAACAGGAATACTTCCTGGTCGACCGCAACTTCGTCTTCACCCGCCCCGACCTGCTCATCGCCGGTCGTAGCCTGTTCGGCGCTAAGCCGGCCAAGGGCCAGGAATTCGAGGACCAGTACTTTGGAGCCATTCCGCGCCGCGTCCTCTCTTTCATGATGGAAGTGGAGCGGGAATTGTACAAGCTGGGCGTTCCCGTGAAGACCCGACACAACGAAGTCGCTCCCGGGCAGTATGAAATCGCGCCGATTTTCGAGGCCGGCAACTTGGCCACGGACCACAATCAACTGGTGATGACCGTGCTGCGAACCGTGGCCAAGCGCTACGGCATGGAGTGCCTGCTGCACGAGAAGCCTTTTGCCGGGATCAACGGCTCCGGAAAGCACCTGAACTACTCCATCGGCAACGCCGAACTGGGCAGTCTGTTCGATCCGGGCGAAACACCCCATGAAAACGCTCAATTCCTGATCTTTTGCGCCGCGGCCATCCGGGCCGTGCATAAATTCGGCGCGTTGTTGCGGGCCACCGTGGCCACGGCTTCCAACGACCATCGCCTCGGTGCCAACGAGGCCCCTCCGGCAATCATGTCCGTCTATCTGGGCGCGCAATTGACCGACGTGTTTGACCAAATCAAGGCCGGGGCCGTACGGGGAAGCAAAAAGAAGGACGCCCTGACCGTGGGCGTGGACACCCTGCCGCCGCTGCCCATGGACCCGGGCGACCGCAACCGGACCAGTCCCTTCGCCTTTACGGGCAACCGCTTCGAGTTTCGCGCCGTGGGCTCTGCCCAGTCCATCGCCGGGCCGCAGGTGGCCCTGAACACGATGATGTCCGAGTCCCTGGACTACATGGCCACGGAACTGGAAAAAGCCACCAAGGGCGATCCCGGAAAGCTGAACAACGCCGTCCAGGCTCTGCTCAAAAAAGTCATCACCGAGCACGAAGCCATCGTCTTCAACGGAGACGGTTATTCAGAGGAATGGCACAAGGAAGCTGAAAAACGGGGGCTGCCCAACCTGAAGACAACCCCCGAAGCCTTGCCCGAAATTACCAGCAAGCCGGTGATCGAGCTGTTCAAAACCTACGGGGTGCTCTCCGAGGCGGAACTGCATTCCCGCCAGGAAATTTACCTGGAACAGTACAGCAAGACCATCAACACTGAGGCCAACCTGGCCATCCGCCTGGCCAAGACCGTGATTTTCCCCGCCGCCATGCGCTACCAGGGCGAGTTGGCCGCCACCTGCGCCAACCTCAAGGCCATCGGCCACGACGTGAAGATGATCACCCTGGAAGACGTGACCGCCAAATTGCGCACCCTGCAGAAGGCCGTGGGCGATTTAGAGGCCTTGCTGGGGAAAATCCCTCACGGGGATACCCTCAAGGAAGCCAAGTACTTCTGCGAGAAGATCCTTCCGGCGATCAACACGGTCCGCGAATGGGCCGACTCCCTGGAGACGGTGGTGGCCGACGATCTGTGGGCCCTGCCCAGCTACCAGGAGATGCTGTTCATCAAATAG
- the ilvN gene encoding acetolactate synthase small subunit, producing MTQTISALTKNKPGVLADMAQAIRKHNVNIRSISAGETEDPDISRLTIGLDGSDEDVQRITEDMAAMDMIIGMDDLRRKEFVDRELILVKVAMDPANTTQIMQIFEVFRANVVGMGRRTITVEMSGDRERVDGLINMLKPHGIKSLCRSGMIALKRGDD from the coding sequence GTGACCCAGACCATATCCGCATTGACCAAAAACAAACCCGGAGTCTTGGCCGACATGGCTCAGGCCATCCGGAAGCATAACGTGAACATCCGCAGCATCTCCGCCGGAGAAACCGAGGATCCGGACATCTCCCGGCTGACCATCGGCCTGGACGGGTCCGACGAGGATGTCCAGCGGATCACTGAGGACATGGCCGCGATGGACATGATCATCGGTATGGACGATCTACGGCGCAAGGAATTCGTGGACCGGGAACTGATCCTGGTCAAGGTAGCCATGGACCCGGCCAACACCACCCAAATCATGCAGATCTTCGAGGTGTTCCGGGCCAACGTGGTGGGTATGGGCCGGCGGACCATCACCGTGGAGATGAGCGGGGACCGGGAGCGCGTGGACGGGTTGATCAACATGCTCAAGCCCCACGGCATCAAGAGCCTGTGCCGCTCCGGTATGATCGCCCTCAAGCGCGGGGACGACTGA
- a CDS encoding phosphate acyltransferase, whose product MTITSLDDLIRFAASADQNPKLAIARSGDAFVLEAAMQAYAAGVVEPVFIGDMDATRRIAEDLGADLSGLRCVDLPDDEAAVREAVRMFREGEAALIMKGAVSTSTLLKAVLDKANGVPPQGILSHVTVFENPHSGKLMLLSDAAVNIRPNLQRKVEILRNALAVARALGMTAPRAAMLAATEKVNYPAMPSTLDADLIARMGEEGAFGDAHVAGPMALDLALSAAAAASKRFRNEVAGQADILITPDIESGNVLYKCLNTLLGQDVAGVVVGSSVPIVVPSRGDSARSKLLSMALAVYLATRT is encoded by the coding sequence ATGACCATTACTTCCCTCGACGATTTGATCCGTTTTGCAGCCTCGGCTGACCAAAACCCAAAGTTGGCTATTGCCCGTTCCGGGGACGCTTTTGTGCTGGAAGCCGCGATGCAGGCGTACGCCGCCGGGGTGGTGGAGCCCGTGTTTATCGGCGACATGGACGCCACCCGGCGTATTGCCGAGGACCTGGGCGCGGACTTATCAGGCTTGCGTTGCGTCGACCTTCCGGACGACGAGGCCGCGGTGCGGGAGGCCGTCCGGATGTTCCGGGAGGGCGAGGCCGCGCTGATCATGAAGGGCGCGGTTTCCACGAGTACGCTGCTCAAGGCCGTGCTGGACAAGGCCAACGGCGTTCCGCCCCAGGGGATTCTCAGCCATGTCACGGTGTTTGAGAACCCGCATTCCGGCAAGCTGATGCTGCTCAGCGACGCCGCGGTGAACATCCGCCCCAATTTGCAGCGCAAGGTGGAAATCCTGCGCAACGCCCTGGCCGTGGCCCGAGCCCTGGGGATGACGGCTCCGAGGGCGGCCATGCTCGCGGCCACGGAAAAGGTCAACTATCCGGCCATGCCGTCCACCCTGGACGCGGACCTGATTGCGCGCATGGGCGAGGAGGGAGCCTTTGGCGACGCCCATGTGGCCGGTCCCATGGCCCTGGACCTCGCGCTTTCGGCCGCGGCCGCGGCCAGCAAGCGCTTCCGGAACGAGGTCGCCGGCCAGGCCGACATCCTGATCACCCCGGACATCGAGAGCGGCAACGTGCTCTACAAATGTCTGAACACCCTGCTCGGCCAGGACGTGGCCGGAGTCGTGGTGGGCAGTTCCGTGCCCATCGTTGTTCCCTCCCGCGGCGACAGCGCTCGATCCAAGCTGCTCTCCATGGCCCTGGCGGTCTATCTGGCAACACGAACGTGA
- the buk gene encoding butyrate kinase: protein MQTILTINPGSTSTKVVLFHGLEPTLSREVQHSNSELAGFSDVWSQFALRLEPILAVLDQAGVNRLDAVVGRGGLLAPLPGGVYRIDERMLEDLRLRRFGEHPCNLGAPLALEISRRFGGSALIVDPVVTDELCPEARLTGLPCIRRRSTFHALSQRGAAREAARRLGKNYENGKFIVAHLGGGVSIGAHRRGRVVDVTNALDGEGPMSPERSGTLPILPLLQLLEDGVMDLPGLRRAVLREGGLFAHLGTNDFREIEEMVQQGNAKTKTVVAAFVYTTTRHVASLLPALVTPDDPRPVDAIVLAGGLAHSELLVRDLSARLTPWGRVEVVLGLTEARVMAESALAALEGGAEVQDYVGNVF from the coding sequence ATGCAAACCATCCTGACCATCAACCCCGGTTCCACTTCCACGAAGGTCGTCCTGTTTCACGGCCTGGAGCCGACGTTGTCCCGCGAGGTTCAGCATTCCAATTCCGAGTTGGCCGGATTTTCCGATGTCTGGAGCCAGTTCGCGCTGCGCCTGGAACCTATCCTGGCTGTCCTCGATCAGGCAGGTGTAAATCGGCTGGACGCCGTGGTCGGAAGGGGCGGACTGCTGGCGCCGTTGCCCGGCGGGGTGTACCGGATTGACGAGCGGATGCTTGAGGATTTGCGTTTGCGACGCTTCGGGGAGCATCCTTGCAACCTGGGTGCGCCGTTGGCTCTGGAGATTTCGCGGCGCTTCGGGGGATCGGCTTTGATCGTGGACCCAGTGGTTACGGACGAACTGTGTCCGGAGGCCAGACTGACCGGTCTGCCGTGCATTCGCCGACGGAGCACCTTCCATGCCTTGTCCCAGCGCGGCGCGGCCCGGGAGGCGGCTCGCCGATTGGGCAAGAATTACGAAAACGGCAAATTCATCGTCGCCCATCTGGGAGGAGGCGTAAGTATCGGTGCGCATCGCCGCGGACGGGTGGTGGATGTGACCAACGCCCTGGACGGGGAGGGGCCGATGAGTCCGGAGCGGAGCGGAACCCTGCCGATCCTGCCCCTGCTCCAGCTTTTGGAAGACGGCGTCATGGATCTTCCCGGTCTGCGCCGGGCCGTGCTCCGGGAAGGCGGGTTGTTCGCGCATTTGGGGACCAACGATTTCCGGGAAATTGAGGAGATGGTCCAGCAAGGAAACGCCAAGACAAAAACCGTGGTCGCCGCTTTCGTCTATACGACGACCAGGCACGTCGCATCCTTGCTGCCTGCTCTCGTAACCCCGGACGATCCGCGGCCCGTGGACGCCATCGTGCTCGCCGGCGGCCTGGCCCACAGCGAACTGTTGGTGCGCGACCTGAGTGCCCGGCTCACGCCGTGGGGCAGGGTCGAGGTGGTCCTCGGGTTGACCGAGGCGCGGGTTATGGCTGAAAGTGCCCTGGCGGCCCTGGAAGGCGGGGCCGAGGTCCAGGACTACGTCGGCAATGTTTTTTGA
- a CDS encoding nickel/cobalt transporter yields MIRITITALITAMLVLLCIGQALAQNPFLTPPSRERPAAPSVEQPSEDHRPGVEEQVGQAPREDPGRPLARPPSAGPRITPPFFAEMVALQRDLRQRMTNYARQIQERPLGAATWQLLLLSFFYGVIHALGPGHGKSIVCSYFVSRRGTWRQALLFGNLITATHILSAVVIIVGLSWVLGRANIAAFHSVEGRLESISYALITLIGFFLLGKTLFDWRRASRERPGEEPDECPRSSPRDIVTLSLATGLMPCPGAALILLFTLSLNVFWAGLMAMIPLALGMGLTASALGLITVGSTNAVLDVSRRSKRLFAILHRTLACLGALLIIILGASLLLSAGYV; encoded by the coding sequence ATGATCCGCATCACCATAACCGCCCTGATTACGGCCATGCTTGTGCTGCTTTGCATAGGCCAGGCCCTGGCCCAAAACCCGTTTCTCACGCCCCCGTCCCGGGAGCGGCCCGCCGCTCCGTCCGTGGAACAGCCTTCCGAGGACCACCGTCCTGGCGTGGAAGAGCAGGTCGGGCAAGCCCCCCGTGAAGATCCTGGCCGTCCCTTGGCCCGTCCTCCGTCTGCGGGACCGCGCATCACGCCTCCGTTCTTCGCCGAAATGGTCGCCCTGCAACGCGACCTGCGCCAACGGATGACCAACTATGCCCGCCAGATCCAGGAACGCCCCTTGGGCGCGGCCACTTGGCAGTTGCTGCTGCTCTCGTTTTTCTACGGGGTGATTCACGCCCTGGGACCGGGGCACGGCAAATCCATCGTCTGTTCCTATTTCGTTTCCCGCCGGGGAACATGGCGACAAGCCCTGCTGTTCGGCAACCTGATCACCGCCACCCACATCCTTTCCGCGGTGGTGATCATCGTCGGGCTTTCCTGGGTCCTGGGCCGGGCGAACATCGCCGCGTTCCACTCCGTGGAGGGAAGGTTGGAGTCCATCAGCTATGCGCTGATCACACTCATCGGTTTTTTTCTTCTGGGCAAGACCTTGTTCGACTGGCGGCGGGCGTCAAGGGAGAGGCCCGGCGAGGAGCCCGATGAGTGTCCGCGATCCAGCCCCAGGGACATCGTCACGCTGTCCCTGGCCACCGGCCTGATGCCCTGCCCCGGAGCGGCCCTGATCCTGCTCTTCACCCTCAGTCTGAACGTCTTCTGGGCTGGCTTGATGGCCATGATCCCTCTGGCCTTGGGTATGGGCCTGACCGCCTCGGCCCTGGGCTTGATCACCGTCGGCTCCACCAACGCCGTGCTCGACGTCAGCCGACGCTCCAAACGCCTCTTCGCCATCCTGCACCGCACCCTGGCCTGCCTGGGCGCGCTGCTGATCATCATTCTGGGCGCGAGCCTGCTGCTCAGCGCCGGGTATGTATGA